Proteins encoded together in one Quercus lobata isolate SW786 chromosome 3, ValleyOak3.0 Primary Assembly, whole genome shotgun sequence window:
- the LOC115979466 gene encoding uncharacterized protein LOC115979466, with the protein MSLVTEEIKAKAEYYQGHQFCQEKSKFLLTEMGLPNGLLPLQDIEECEYVKETGFVWLRQERSITHKFEKIGKLVSYATEVSAYIEHKKIKRLSGVKAKELLIWVTLDEIFVDDPPTDKIIINSLTGLSRTLPVSAFEIEDGKDL; encoded by the coding sequence ATGTCTCTGGTTACAGAGGAAATCAAGGCCAAGGCTGAGTACTACCAAGGGCATCAGTTCTGTCAAGAGAAGTCAAAGTTTTTGCTCACAGAAATGGGCTTGCCCAATGGCTTATTGCCACTGCAAGACATTGAGGAATGTGAGTATGTGAAAGAAACTGGCTTTGTGTGGCTAAGGCAGGAAAGGAGCATAACCCACAAGTTTGAAAAGATTGGCAAGCTTGTTTCTTATGCCACTGAAGTCTCAGCTTATATtgagcacaaaaaaatcaagagGCTTAGTGGGGTCAAGGCCAAGGAGCTTTTGATTTGGGTTACACTCGATGAAATCTTTGTGGATGATCCTCCAACTgataaaattattatcaatagTCTTACAGGGCTGTCCAGGACCTTGCCAGTTTCAGCTTTTGAAATTGAGGATGGAAAAGATCTCTGA
- the LOC115980043 gene encoding putative pentatricopeptide repeat-containing protein At1g56570 isoform X1: MSTKRLLSTADFHAIPPIIRNSLQWAHNSTAQSNTPFLPKGPSVLATNLIKSYSERGLIKEARILFDEMPERDVVAWTAMIAGYTSCNHYSHAWAMFCEMVRNGVEPNAFTLSSALKGCKSMKALSYGALVHGLAIKHGMKESMYVNNALMDMYATCCVSMDEACMVFQEIDVKNAVSWTTLITGYTHRGDGYGGLRVFRQMLLFLNLFDKQEEAELNPFSFSIAVRACTSIGSYTLGKLIHSAVITHGFDTNLPVMNSILDMYCRCGCLSEANQYFHEMNEKDLITWNTLITGYERLDSTESLHIFSQMESEGFSPNCFTFTSVTAACANLAVLNCGQQVHGGIVHRGLDGNLALANAVIDMYAKCGSISDSRKVFSEMTCRDLVSWTTMMIGYGAHGYGKEAVELFDEMIRSGIRPDKIVYMAVLSACSHAGLVDEGLRYFKSMVGDYNITPNQEIYGCVVDLLGRAGRVEEAYELIESMPFKPDESVWGALLGACKAHKLPNLGKLAARRVLDLRPNMVGTYVMLSNIYAAEGKWGEYANMRKLMRGMGSKKEAGRSWIEVRDQVYSFVVGDKMGSHIKWVYGVLDLLIWHMKEAGYVPDLDCLIHDQEDAT; encoded by the exons ATGAGCACTAAAAGACTACTTTCTACGGCTGATTTCCATGCAATCCCACCCATTATCCGAAACTCCCTTCAATGGGCCCACAACTCCACTGCCCAATCGAACACACCTTTTTTACCAAAGGGTCCTTCCGTATTAGCCACAAACCTTATCAAATCATACTCTGAAAGGGGCTTGATAAAAGAGGCCCGGATACTGTTCGATGAAATGCCTGAGAGAGATGTGGTTGCATGGACTGCCATGATTGCTGGGTACACGTCTTGCAACCACTACAGCCATGCATGGGCTATGTTCTGTGAGATGGTAAGGAATGGAGTGGAGCCAAATGCTTTTACTTTGTCCAGTGCTTTGAAGGGTTGTAAGAGCATGAAGGCTCTTTCATATGGGGCATTGGTCCATGGCTTGGCCATCAAGCATGGCATGAAGGAGTCTATGTATGTTAATAATGCACTCATGGATATGTATGCTACGTGTTGTGTTAGCATGGATGAGGCATGCATGGTCTTTCAAGAGATAGATGTTAAAAATGCTGTTTCATGGACTACTTTGATCACTGGTTACACTCATAGAGGTGATGGCTATGGTGGGCTTCGAGTTTTCAGGCAAATGTTGCTG TTCTTGAATTTATTTGACAAACAGGAGGAAGCAGAACTCAACCCATTTAGCTTTTCAATTGCTGTTAGAGCTTGCACCTCAATCGGCTCATACACTTTGGGCAAGCTAATACATTCAGCAGTGATTACACATGGGTTCGATACCAATCTTCCTGTCATGAATTCTATACTAGACATGTATTGCAGGTGTGGTTGTTTATCGGAGGCAAATCAGTATTTCCATGAAATGAATGAGAAAGATTTAATTACATGGAATACCTTGATAACTGGTTATGAAAGGTTGGACTCTACTGAGTCTTTACATATCTTTTCACAAATGGAGTCAGAAGGTTTTAGTCCAAATTGCTTCACATTTACCAGTGTTACAGCTGCCTGTGCAAATTTAGCAGTATTGAATTGCGGACAACAGGTTCATGGAGGAATTGTTCACAGAGGCCTTGATGGGAACTTGGCATTGGCTAATGCAGTTATTGACATGTATGCCAAGTGTGGGAGCATAAGTGATTCACGCAAAGTTTTTAGTGAAATGACTTGCAGAGATTTGGTCTCTTGGACTACTATGATGATTGGATATGGGGCTCATGGATATGGAAAAGAGGCTGTTGAATTGTTTGATGAGATGATCAGGTCTGGTATTAGACCTGATAAGATTGTGTATATGGCAGTTCTGAGTGCTTGCAGCCATGCTGGACTTGTAGATGAAGGTTTGAGGTATTTCAAATCAATGGTGGGTGATTATAATATTACTCCAAATCAGGAGATTTATGGCTGTGTAGTGGATCTGCTAGGGCGTGCAGGGAGAGTTGAGGAGGCTTATGAGCTAATAGAGAGTATGCCATTTAAACCTGATGAGTCTGTATGGGGGGCACTTCTTGGAGCTTGTAAAGCACATAAGCTTCCGAATTTGGGCAAATTGGCAGCTCGCAGGGTTTTAGATTTGAGGCCAAATATGGTGGGGACTTACGTGATGCTGTCAAATATATATGCAGCTGAAGGTAAGTGGGGGGAGTATGCAAATATGAGGAAGCTGATGAGAGGGATGGGGAGTAAGAAAGAGGCAGGGAGGAGTTGGATTGAGGTAAGAGACCAGGTTTATAGTTTTGTTGTTGGAGATAAGATGGGTTCTCACATAAAGTGGGTGTATGGAGTTTTGGATTTGTTGATTTGGCATATGAAAGAAGCAGGGTATGTACCAGATTTGGATTGCTTAATACATGACCAAGAAGATGCAACTTGA
- the LOC115980043 gene encoding putative pentatricopeptide repeat-containing protein At1g56570 isoform X2: MSTKRLLSTADFHAIPPIIRNSLQWAHNSTAQSNTPFLPKGPSVLATNLIKSYSERGLIKEARILFDEMPERDVVAWTAMIAGYTSCNHYSHAWAMFCEMVRNGVEPNAFTLSSALKGCKSMKALSYGALVHGLAIKHGMKESMYVNNALMDMYATCCVSMDEACMVFQEIDVKNAVSWTTLITGYTHRGDGYGGLRVFRQMLLEEAELNPFSFSIAVRACTSIGSYTLGKLIHSAVITHGFDTNLPVMNSILDMYCRCGCLSEANQYFHEMNEKDLITWNTLITGYERLDSTESLHIFSQMESEGFSPNCFTFTSVTAACANLAVLNCGQQVHGGIVHRGLDGNLALANAVIDMYAKCGSISDSRKVFSEMTCRDLVSWTTMMIGYGAHGYGKEAVELFDEMIRSGIRPDKIVYMAVLSACSHAGLVDEGLRYFKSMVGDYNITPNQEIYGCVVDLLGRAGRVEEAYELIESMPFKPDESVWGALLGACKAHKLPNLGKLAARRVLDLRPNMVGTYVMLSNIYAAEGKWGEYANMRKLMRGMGSKKEAGRSWIEVRDQVYSFVVGDKMGSHIKWVYGVLDLLIWHMKEAGYVPDLDCLIHDQEDAT, from the exons ATGAGCACTAAAAGACTACTTTCTACGGCTGATTTCCATGCAATCCCACCCATTATCCGAAACTCCCTTCAATGGGCCCACAACTCCACTGCCCAATCGAACACACCTTTTTTACCAAAGGGTCCTTCCGTATTAGCCACAAACCTTATCAAATCATACTCTGAAAGGGGCTTGATAAAAGAGGCCCGGATACTGTTCGATGAAATGCCTGAGAGAGATGTGGTTGCATGGACTGCCATGATTGCTGGGTACACGTCTTGCAACCACTACAGCCATGCATGGGCTATGTTCTGTGAGATGGTAAGGAATGGAGTGGAGCCAAATGCTTTTACTTTGTCCAGTGCTTTGAAGGGTTGTAAGAGCATGAAGGCTCTTTCATATGGGGCATTGGTCCATGGCTTGGCCATCAAGCATGGCATGAAGGAGTCTATGTATGTTAATAATGCACTCATGGATATGTATGCTACGTGTTGTGTTAGCATGGATGAGGCATGCATGGTCTTTCAAGAGATAGATGTTAAAAATGCTGTTTCATGGACTACTTTGATCACTGGTTACACTCATAGAGGTGATGGCTATGGTGGGCTTCGAGTTTTCAGGCAAATGTTGCTG GAGGAAGCAGAACTCAACCCATTTAGCTTTTCAATTGCTGTTAGAGCTTGCACCTCAATCGGCTCATACACTTTGGGCAAGCTAATACATTCAGCAGTGATTACACATGGGTTCGATACCAATCTTCCTGTCATGAATTCTATACTAGACATGTATTGCAGGTGTGGTTGTTTATCGGAGGCAAATCAGTATTTCCATGAAATGAATGAGAAAGATTTAATTACATGGAATACCTTGATAACTGGTTATGAAAGGTTGGACTCTACTGAGTCTTTACATATCTTTTCACAAATGGAGTCAGAAGGTTTTAGTCCAAATTGCTTCACATTTACCAGTGTTACAGCTGCCTGTGCAAATTTAGCAGTATTGAATTGCGGACAACAGGTTCATGGAGGAATTGTTCACAGAGGCCTTGATGGGAACTTGGCATTGGCTAATGCAGTTATTGACATGTATGCCAAGTGTGGGAGCATAAGTGATTCACGCAAAGTTTTTAGTGAAATGACTTGCAGAGATTTGGTCTCTTGGACTACTATGATGATTGGATATGGGGCTCATGGATATGGAAAAGAGGCTGTTGAATTGTTTGATGAGATGATCAGGTCTGGTATTAGACCTGATAAGATTGTGTATATGGCAGTTCTGAGTGCTTGCAGCCATGCTGGACTTGTAGATGAAGGTTTGAGGTATTTCAAATCAATGGTGGGTGATTATAATATTACTCCAAATCAGGAGATTTATGGCTGTGTAGTGGATCTGCTAGGGCGTGCAGGGAGAGTTGAGGAGGCTTATGAGCTAATAGAGAGTATGCCATTTAAACCTGATGAGTCTGTATGGGGGGCACTTCTTGGAGCTTGTAAAGCACATAAGCTTCCGAATTTGGGCAAATTGGCAGCTCGCAGGGTTTTAGATTTGAGGCCAAATATGGTGGGGACTTACGTGATGCTGTCAAATATATATGCAGCTGAAGGTAAGTGGGGGGAGTATGCAAATATGAGGAAGCTGATGAGAGGGATGGGGAGTAAGAAAGAGGCAGGGAGGAGTTGGATTGAGGTAAGAGACCAGGTTTATAGTTTTGTTGTTGGAGATAAGATGGGTTCTCACATAAAGTGGGTGTATGGAGTTTTGGATTTGTTGATTTGGCATATGAAAGAAGCAGGGTATGTACCAGATTTGGATTGCTTAATACATGACCAAGAAGATGCAACTTGA
- the LOC115979077 gene encoding uncharacterized protein LOC115979077, giving the protein MSLITEEIKAKAEYYQGDKLCQEKSKFLLTEMGLPNGLLPLQDIEECGYVKETGFVWLKQKKSTTHKFEKIGKLVSYATEVTAYVEPKKIKKLSGVKTKELLVWITLNEIFVDDPPTGKITFKTPTGLFRTFPVSAFEVEEEVKEKEAVEAVKEI; this is encoded by the coding sequence atgtcTCTAATCACAGAGGAAATCAAGGCCAAGGCTGAGTACTACCAAGGAGATAAGCTCTGTCAGGAGAAATCAAAGTTTTTGCTCACAGAAATGGGCTTGCCTAATGGCTTATTGCCTTTGCAAGACATTGAGGAATGTGGGTATGTGAAAGAAACTGGCTTTGTGTGGCTAAAGCAGAAAAAGAGCACAACCCACAAGTTTGAAAAGATTGGCAAGCTTGTTTCTTATGCCACTGAAGTCACAGCCTATGTTGAGcccaaaaaaatcaagaagCTAAGTGGGGTTAAGACCAAGGAGCTTTTGGTTTGGATTACACTCAATGAAATCTTTGTGGATGATCCTCCAACTGGAAAGATTACTTTCAAGACTCCTACTGGGCTGTTCAGGACATTCCCTGTTTCAGCTTTTGAAGTTGAGGAGGAAGTCAAGGAAAAGGAAGCTGTGGAAGCTGTTAAAGAAATCTGA